A single region of the Triplophysa dalaica isolate WHDGS20190420 chromosome 15, ASM1584641v1, whole genome shotgun sequence genome encodes:
- the LOC130436476 gene encoding peroxidasin isoform X1, with translation MALRTVRNLPCFLSVLCVFLLSSGPNPVLSCPSRCLCFRTTVRCMHLNLETVPAVLPQTTILDLRFNKIKDFQPGSFKRLKNLNTLLLNNNHIRRIPRGAFEDLENLKYLYLYKNEIQSIDREAFKGLVSLEQLYLHFNNIESLEPESFSHLPKLERLFLHNNRMTHLALGTFSNLQSMKRLRLDSNTLNCDCELLWLADLLKQYAESGNAQAAATCDFPTRLQGRSVATLTAQELNCEVPRITSEPQDVDVTSGNTVYFTCRAEGNPKPQIIWLRNNNALNMRDDTRLNLLEDGTLMIQDTRETDQGVYQCMAKNVAGEVKTSEVTLRYFRSPSRPSFVIQPQNTEVLVGESVTLECSATGQPQPRVTWTKGDQTALPVDPRVNITPSGGLFIQSVNQADGGQYTCFASNNVDTIRANAHIIVQARPQFTVTPQDQSVLEGHTVDFPCEASGYPQPVIAWTRGGSPLPNERRHVILSTGSLRISRVALHDQGQYECQAVSPVGTARAAVQLNVLQTVTPVFTNAPRDLTVESGSDVQIPCSAQGEPTPILTWSKDGVQITESGKFHINPEGYLEVQDVGLADGGRYECVARNSIGYSSSSMVLTVQVPQVSREGDPYVSTSLEEAIRSINSAIDSTRRQLFDGSPRTPGELLALFRYPRDPYTVEQARAGEIFEQTLLLIQRHVNQGLMVDTNGTAFRYNDLVSPRFLDMIANLSGCQAHRRFNNCSDICFHQKYRTHDGTCNNLQHPMWGASLTAFERLLKPAYDNGFNLPRGTTERWHNGFPLPLPRLVSTSMIGTETITPDDRYTHMLMQWGQFLDHDLDSTVVSLSQSRFSDGQLCTSVCTNDPPCFPIMFPPNDPRQRRSGARCMFFVRSSPVCGSGMTSLLMNSVYPREQMNQLTSYIDASNVYGSLKHEAEEVRDLASHRGMLRQGIVQRTGKPLLPFATGPPTECMRDENESPIPCFLAGDHRANEQLGLTAMHTVWFREHNRIASELLRLNPHWDGDTIYHEARKIVGAEMQHITYSHWLPKILGEAGMRLMGDYNGYNPNINAGILNAFATAAFRFGHTLINPILYRLDENFQPIQQGHISLHKAFFSPFRIVNEGGIDPLLRGLFGVAGKMRVSSQLLNTELTERLFSMAHAVALDLAAMNIQRGRDHGIPSYNDYRLFCNLTAAQTFEDLRNEIQNPSVREKLQRLYGTPLNIDLFPALMAEDLVPGSRLGPTLMCLLATQFKRLRDGDRFWYENPGVFNPAQLTQLKQTSLARVLCDNSDNITRIQSDVFSVADFPHGYGSCDDLPRIDLRMWQDCCEDCRTKGQFNALTYHFRGRRSTEQSYAEERSDSNFTNNHSALEEAQVTMNTSVSAQSSTEPSIKDFQEFVTDMQKTITSLRKQIKRLEGRLSKTGCTDDEGREREDGKSWKKNHCTVCQCKEAQVTCFVEKCPRVVCVNPVTPRGSCCPMCLDDQHHLKPQDA, from the exons AGACCTGAGATTCAACAAAATCAAGGATTTTCAGCCGGGATCCTTCAAACGATTAAAGAACCTCAATACACT CCTTTTAAATAACAATCACATCAGAAGAATCCCAAGAGGAGCCTTTGAAGATTTGGAGAACCTCAAATATCT CTATTTGTACAAGAACGAAATCCAGTCTATAGACCGTGAAGCCTTTAAGGGACTCGTGTCTCTAGAACAACT ATACCTGCACTTCAACAACATTGAGTCATTGGAGCCAGAATCTTTCTCTCATCTACCAAAGCTTGAGCGTTT ATTTTTGCACAACAACAGAATGACTCATCTTGCATTAGGAACCTTTTCCAATTTGCAGTCCATGAAGAGGCT GCGCCTGGACTCAAACACTCTGAACTGTGACTGTGAACTGCTGTGGTTGGCCGATCTGTTGAAGCAGTACGCAGAGTCCGGTAACGCTCAAGCCGCGGCGACTTGCGACTTTCCCACCCGCTTACAGGGACGCTCGGTCGCAACTCTCACTGCGCAAGAGCTCAACTGCG AAGTGCCCCGGATCACATCAGAGCCACAGGATGTTGACGTAACCTCCGGGAATACAGTCTACTTCACCTGCAGGGCAGAGGGCAACCCCAAGCCACAGATCATCTGGCTCAGAAACAA CAATGCTTTGAACATGAGGGATGACACACGTCTGAATCTTCTGGAAGATGGAACTCTGATGATCCAGGACACACGCGAGACGGACCAGGGCGTATATCAGTGCATGGCCAAAAATGTTGCCGGGGAGGTGAAGACTTCTGAGGTTACCTTGCGATACTTCAGGTCACCTT CTCGGCCCAGTTTTGTGATCCAGCCACAGAACACTGAGGTGCTGGTGGGGGAGAGCGTGACCCTGGAGTGCAGCGCGACGGGTCAGCCACAGCCCCGGGTAACCTGGACTAAAGGAGACCAAACGGCCCTGCCGGTGGACCCCCGCGTCAACATTACACCTTCCGGCGGTCTTTTCATTCAGAGTGTCAATCAGGCTGATGGAGGACAGTACACCTGCTTCGCGAGCAACAACGTTGACACTATCCGTGCCAATGCGCATATTATAGTACAAG CTCGTCCACAGTTCACGGTGACCCCTCAGGATCAGTCAGTGTTGGAGGGTCACACAGTCGATTTTCCATGTGAGGCCAGCGGTTACCCCCAGCCGGTCATAGCGTGGACGCGTGGCG GCAGCCCTCTGCCCAATGAAAGAAGACATGTCATCCTGTCGACGGGCAGCTTGCGAATCAGTCGTGTTGCCCTTCATGATCAGGGCCAGTATGAATGCCAGGCGGTCAGTCCAGTTGGCACTGCCAGAGCAGCTGTTCAGCTAAATGTCCTTCAGACCG TAACGCCTGTTTTCACAAATGCTCCAAGGGATTTGACCGTGGAGTCTGGATCAGATGTCCAGATTCCATGCAGTGCTCAGGGCGAGCCCACACCTATCCTCACGTGGAGCAAG GATGGAGTGCAGATAACTGAGAGCGGGAAGTTTCATATCAACCCTGAGGGTTATCTGGAAGTTCAAGACGTGGGGCTCGCCGATGGGGGAAGATACGAGTGTGTAGCTCGTAACTCCATTGGGTATTCCTCTTCCAGCATGGTGCTAACCGTTCAAG TACCGCAGGTGAGCAGGGAGGGCGATCCATACGTTTCCACTTCCCTCGAAGAGGCCATTCGGAGCATTAACAGCGCGATAGACTCAACAAGGAGGCAACTCTTTGACGG ATCTCCCCGTACCCCCGGCGAGCTGCTGGCTCTGTTTCGTTACCCCCGGGACCCCTACACCGTGGAGCAGGCCCGAGCGGGAGAGATTTTTGAGCAGACGTTACTTCTCATTCAGAGGCATGTCAACCAGGGCCTCATGGTGGACACGAATGGAACTG CCTTCCGCTACAATGATCTGGTGTCACCACGATTCCTGGATATGATCGCCAACTTGTCTGGCTGCCAGGCCCATCGACGCTTCAACAACTGCTCTGATATCTGCTTCCACCAGAAGTATCGCACCCACGACGGCACCTGCAACAACCTTCAGCACCCAATGTGGGGCGCGTCCCTCACCGCCTTCGAACGCTTGCTGAAGCCCGCCTACGACAACGGTTTCAATCTTCCGCGTGGGACCACCGAGAGATGGCACAACGGCTTCCCTCTGCCGCTCCCGCGCCTGGTGTCCACCTCAATGATCGGCACGGAGACCATCACCCCGGACGACCGCTATACACATATGCTCATGCAGTGGGGCCAGTTCTTGGACCACGACCTGGATTCCACCGTCGTATCCCTTAGCCAGTCACGTTTCTCTGATGGTCAGCTGTGCACCTCGGTGTGCACCAACGACCCTCCTTGCTTTCCCATTATGTTCCCGCCGAACGACCCTCGCCAGCGGCGTAGCGGAGCACGTTGCATGTTCTTCGTGCGGTCCAGTCCAGTTTGCGGTAGCGGAATGACGTCTCTACTTATGAACTCGGTGTATCCGCGTGAACAGATGAACCAGCTTACCTCCTACATCGACGCTTCCAACGTATACGGTAGCTTGAAGCACGAGGCGGAAGAGGTCAGGGACTTGGCCAGCCACAGGGGAATGTTACGTCAGGGTATCGTTCAACGCACCGGTAAGCCGCTTTTGCCGTTCGCCACCGGGCCACCAACGGAGTGCATGAGAGATGAAAACGAAAGCCCCATCCCTTGCTTCCTAGCCGGAGATCACCGTGCCAATGAGCAGCTTGGGTTGACAGCCATGCACACGGTTTGGTTCCGCGAGCATAATCGCATTGCTAGCGAGTTGCTACGTCTCAACCCTCACTGGGACGGGGACACCATTTACCACGAGGCCAGGAAGATCGTTGGAGCTGAGATGCAACACATCACCTACAGCCACTGGCTCCCTAAAATCCTCGGCGAGGCTGGAATGAGGCTCATGGGTGATTATAACGGCTACAATCCCAACATTAACGCCGGTATCCTCAACGCCTTCGCCACCGCCGCCTTCCGGTTCGGCCACACGCTCATTAATCCCATTCTGTACCGTCTAGACGAGAACTTCCAGCCGATCCAGCAGGGACACATCTCACTGCATAAAGCTTTCTTCTCGCCTTTCCGCATTGTGAACGAGGGAGGCATCGATCCGCTGCTTCGCGGCCTGTTCGGAGTAGCGGGGAAAATGCGTGTGTCCTCACAGCTGCTGAATACGGAGCTCACGGAACGTCTATTCTCAATGGCGCATGCTGTGGCGCTCGACCTCGCCGCCATGAACATTCAAAGGGGGCGTGATCACGGCATCCCGTCGTATAATGACTACCGGTTGTTCTGCAACCTCACAGCCGCTCAGACGTTTGAGGATCTGAGGAATGAGATTCAGAACCCCAGCGTACGTGAAAAGCTTCAAAG ACTGTATGGCACGCCTCTGAATATCGATCTATTTCCTGCTCTGATGGCTGAAGATTTGGTGCCTGGCAGCAGACTGGGTCCAACTCTCATGTGTTTACTGGCCACGCAGTTTAAACGGCTGAGAGATGGTGACAG GTTTTGGTATGAGAACCCAGGCGTCTTTAATCCAGCACAGTTGACTCAGTTGAAGCAGACATCTCTCGCCCGGGTGCTGTGTGACAATAGTGACAACATCACCCGCATCCAGTCGGATGTCTTCAGTGTGGCAGACTTCCCTCACGGCTATGGAAGCTGTGATGACTTGCCCAGGATTGACCTACGGATGTGGCAGGACTGCTGTGAAG ACTGCCGCACTAAAGGTCAGTTCAACGCCCTTACATATCACTTTAGAGGTCGTAGGTCAACGGAGCAAAGCTATGCTGAAGAGAGATCTGACAGTAACTTCACAAATAACCACAG cgCATTGGAAGAGGCTCAAGTTACAATGAACACAAGTGTATCAGCACAGTCAAGCACTGAACCTTCAATAAAGGATTTCCAGGAGTTTGTAACAGACATGCAGAAAACTATCACAAGTTTACGAAAACAG ATTAAAAGACTTGAAGGCCGTCTGAGCAAGACCGGCTGCACTGATGATGAGGGAAGAGAACGAGAAGACGGAAAAAGCTGGAAGAAGAATCACTGCACCGTGTGTCAGTGTAAA GAGGCCCAGGTGACGTGTTTCGTGGAGAAGTGCCCACGGGTGGTATGCGTGAATCCCGTGACACCCAGAGGCTCGTGCTGCCCCATGTGTCTGGATGACCAGCATCACTTAAAACCTCAGGACGCTTGA
- the LOC130436476 gene encoding peroxidasin homolog isoform X2, with the protein MCLKTQFSKIFLHNNRMTHLALGTFSNLQSMKRLRLDSNTLNCDCELLWLADLLKQYAESGNAQAAATCDFPTRLQGRSVATLTAQELNCEVPRITSEPQDVDVTSGNTVYFTCRAEGNPKPQIIWLRNNNALNMRDDTRLNLLEDGTLMIQDTRETDQGVYQCMAKNVAGEVKTSEVTLRYFRSPSRPSFVIQPQNTEVLVGESVTLECSATGQPQPRVTWTKGDQTALPVDPRVNITPSGGLFIQSVNQADGGQYTCFASNNVDTIRANAHIIVQARPQFTVTPQDQSVLEGHTVDFPCEASGYPQPVIAWTRGGSPLPNERRHVILSTGSLRISRVALHDQGQYECQAVSPVGTARAAVQLNVLQTVTPVFTNAPRDLTVESGSDVQIPCSAQGEPTPILTWSKDGVQITESGKFHINPEGYLEVQDVGLADGGRYECVARNSIGYSSSSMVLTVQVPQVSREGDPYVSTSLEEAIRSINSAIDSTRRQLFDGSPRTPGELLALFRYPRDPYTVEQARAGEIFEQTLLLIQRHVNQGLMVDTNGTAFRYNDLVSPRFLDMIANLSGCQAHRRFNNCSDICFHQKYRTHDGTCNNLQHPMWGASLTAFERLLKPAYDNGFNLPRGTTERWHNGFPLPLPRLVSTSMIGTETITPDDRYTHMLMQWGQFLDHDLDSTVVSLSQSRFSDGQLCTSVCTNDPPCFPIMFPPNDPRQRRSGARCMFFVRSSPVCGSGMTSLLMNSVYPREQMNQLTSYIDASNVYGSLKHEAEEVRDLASHRGMLRQGIVQRTGKPLLPFATGPPTECMRDENESPIPCFLAGDHRANEQLGLTAMHTVWFREHNRIASELLRLNPHWDGDTIYHEARKIVGAEMQHITYSHWLPKILGEAGMRLMGDYNGYNPNINAGILNAFATAAFRFGHTLINPILYRLDENFQPIQQGHISLHKAFFSPFRIVNEGGIDPLLRGLFGVAGKMRVSSQLLNTELTERLFSMAHAVALDLAAMNIQRGRDHGIPSYNDYRLFCNLTAAQTFEDLRNEIQNPSVREKLQRLYGTPLNIDLFPALMAEDLVPGSRLGPTLMCLLATQFKRLRDGDRFWYENPGVFNPAQLTQLKQTSLARVLCDNSDNITRIQSDVFSVADFPHGYGSCDDLPRIDLRMWQDCCEDCRTKGQFNALTYHFRGRRSTEQSYAEERSDSNFTNNHSALEEAQVTMNTSVSAQSSTEPSIKDFQEFVTDMQKTITSLRKQIKRLEGRLSKTGCTDDEGREREDGKSWKKNHCTVCQCKEAQVTCFVEKCPRVVCVNPVTPRGSCCPMCLDDQHHLKPQDA; encoded by the exons ATGTGTCTCAAAACTCAATTCTCCAAAAT ATTTTTGCACAACAACAGAATGACTCATCTTGCATTAGGAACCTTTTCCAATTTGCAGTCCATGAAGAGGCT GCGCCTGGACTCAAACACTCTGAACTGTGACTGTGAACTGCTGTGGTTGGCCGATCTGTTGAAGCAGTACGCAGAGTCCGGTAACGCTCAAGCCGCGGCGACTTGCGACTTTCCCACCCGCTTACAGGGACGCTCGGTCGCAACTCTCACTGCGCAAGAGCTCAACTGCG AAGTGCCCCGGATCACATCAGAGCCACAGGATGTTGACGTAACCTCCGGGAATACAGTCTACTTCACCTGCAGGGCAGAGGGCAACCCCAAGCCACAGATCATCTGGCTCAGAAACAA CAATGCTTTGAACATGAGGGATGACACACGTCTGAATCTTCTGGAAGATGGAACTCTGATGATCCAGGACACACGCGAGACGGACCAGGGCGTATATCAGTGCATGGCCAAAAATGTTGCCGGGGAGGTGAAGACTTCTGAGGTTACCTTGCGATACTTCAGGTCACCTT CTCGGCCCAGTTTTGTGATCCAGCCACAGAACACTGAGGTGCTGGTGGGGGAGAGCGTGACCCTGGAGTGCAGCGCGACGGGTCAGCCACAGCCCCGGGTAACCTGGACTAAAGGAGACCAAACGGCCCTGCCGGTGGACCCCCGCGTCAACATTACACCTTCCGGCGGTCTTTTCATTCAGAGTGTCAATCAGGCTGATGGAGGACAGTACACCTGCTTCGCGAGCAACAACGTTGACACTATCCGTGCCAATGCGCATATTATAGTACAAG CTCGTCCACAGTTCACGGTGACCCCTCAGGATCAGTCAGTGTTGGAGGGTCACACAGTCGATTTTCCATGTGAGGCCAGCGGTTACCCCCAGCCGGTCATAGCGTGGACGCGTGGCG GCAGCCCTCTGCCCAATGAAAGAAGACATGTCATCCTGTCGACGGGCAGCTTGCGAATCAGTCGTGTTGCCCTTCATGATCAGGGCCAGTATGAATGCCAGGCGGTCAGTCCAGTTGGCACTGCCAGAGCAGCTGTTCAGCTAAATGTCCTTCAGACCG TAACGCCTGTTTTCACAAATGCTCCAAGGGATTTGACCGTGGAGTCTGGATCAGATGTCCAGATTCCATGCAGTGCTCAGGGCGAGCCCACACCTATCCTCACGTGGAGCAAG GATGGAGTGCAGATAACTGAGAGCGGGAAGTTTCATATCAACCCTGAGGGTTATCTGGAAGTTCAAGACGTGGGGCTCGCCGATGGGGGAAGATACGAGTGTGTAGCTCGTAACTCCATTGGGTATTCCTCTTCCAGCATGGTGCTAACCGTTCAAG TACCGCAGGTGAGCAGGGAGGGCGATCCATACGTTTCCACTTCCCTCGAAGAGGCCATTCGGAGCATTAACAGCGCGATAGACTCAACAAGGAGGCAACTCTTTGACGG ATCTCCCCGTACCCCCGGCGAGCTGCTGGCTCTGTTTCGTTACCCCCGGGACCCCTACACCGTGGAGCAGGCCCGAGCGGGAGAGATTTTTGAGCAGACGTTACTTCTCATTCAGAGGCATGTCAACCAGGGCCTCATGGTGGACACGAATGGAACTG CCTTCCGCTACAATGATCTGGTGTCACCACGATTCCTGGATATGATCGCCAACTTGTCTGGCTGCCAGGCCCATCGACGCTTCAACAACTGCTCTGATATCTGCTTCCACCAGAAGTATCGCACCCACGACGGCACCTGCAACAACCTTCAGCACCCAATGTGGGGCGCGTCCCTCACCGCCTTCGAACGCTTGCTGAAGCCCGCCTACGACAACGGTTTCAATCTTCCGCGTGGGACCACCGAGAGATGGCACAACGGCTTCCCTCTGCCGCTCCCGCGCCTGGTGTCCACCTCAATGATCGGCACGGAGACCATCACCCCGGACGACCGCTATACACATATGCTCATGCAGTGGGGCCAGTTCTTGGACCACGACCTGGATTCCACCGTCGTATCCCTTAGCCAGTCACGTTTCTCTGATGGTCAGCTGTGCACCTCGGTGTGCACCAACGACCCTCCTTGCTTTCCCATTATGTTCCCGCCGAACGACCCTCGCCAGCGGCGTAGCGGAGCACGTTGCATGTTCTTCGTGCGGTCCAGTCCAGTTTGCGGTAGCGGAATGACGTCTCTACTTATGAACTCGGTGTATCCGCGTGAACAGATGAACCAGCTTACCTCCTACATCGACGCTTCCAACGTATACGGTAGCTTGAAGCACGAGGCGGAAGAGGTCAGGGACTTGGCCAGCCACAGGGGAATGTTACGTCAGGGTATCGTTCAACGCACCGGTAAGCCGCTTTTGCCGTTCGCCACCGGGCCACCAACGGAGTGCATGAGAGATGAAAACGAAAGCCCCATCCCTTGCTTCCTAGCCGGAGATCACCGTGCCAATGAGCAGCTTGGGTTGACAGCCATGCACACGGTTTGGTTCCGCGAGCATAATCGCATTGCTAGCGAGTTGCTACGTCTCAACCCTCACTGGGACGGGGACACCATTTACCACGAGGCCAGGAAGATCGTTGGAGCTGAGATGCAACACATCACCTACAGCCACTGGCTCCCTAAAATCCTCGGCGAGGCTGGAATGAGGCTCATGGGTGATTATAACGGCTACAATCCCAACATTAACGCCGGTATCCTCAACGCCTTCGCCACCGCCGCCTTCCGGTTCGGCCACACGCTCATTAATCCCATTCTGTACCGTCTAGACGAGAACTTCCAGCCGATCCAGCAGGGACACATCTCACTGCATAAAGCTTTCTTCTCGCCTTTCCGCATTGTGAACGAGGGAGGCATCGATCCGCTGCTTCGCGGCCTGTTCGGAGTAGCGGGGAAAATGCGTGTGTCCTCACAGCTGCTGAATACGGAGCTCACGGAACGTCTATTCTCAATGGCGCATGCTGTGGCGCTCGACCTCGCCGCCATGAACATTCAAAGGGGGCGTGATCACGGCATCCCGTCGTATAATGACTACCGGTTGTTCTGCAACCTCACAGCCGCTCAGACGTTTGAGGATCTGAGGAATGAGATTCAGAACCCCAGCGTACGTGAAAAGCTTCAAAG ACTGTATGGCACGCCTCTGAATATCGATCTATTTCCTGCTCTGATGGCTGAAGATTTGGTGCCTGGCAGCAGACTGGGTCCAACTCTCATGTGTTTACTGGCCACGCAGTTTAAACGGCTGAGAGATGGTGACAG GTTTTGGTATGAGAACCCAGGCGTCTTTAATCCAGCACAGTTGACTCAGTTGAAGCAGACATCTCTCGCCCGGGTGCTGTGTGACAATAGTGACAACATCACCCGCATCCAGTCGGATGTCTTCAGTGTGGCAGACTTCCCTCACGGCTATGGAAGCTGTGATGACTTGCCCAGGATTGACCTACGGATGTGGCAGGACTGCTGTGAAG ACTGCCGCACTAAAGGTCAGTTCAACGCCCTTACATATCACTTTAGAGGTCGTAGGTCAACGGAGCAAAGCTATGCTGAAGAGAGATCTGACAGTAACTTCACAAATAACCACAG cgCATTGGAAGAGGCTCAAGTTACAATGAACACAAGTGTATCAGCACAGTCAAGCACTGAACCTTCAATAAAGGATTTCCAGGAGTTTGTAACAGACATGCAGAAAACTATCACAAGTTTACGAAAACAG ATTAAAAGACTTGAAGGCCGTCTGAGCAAGACCGGCTGCACTGATGATGAGGGAAGAGAACGAGAAGACGGAAAAAGCTGGAAGAAGAATCACTGCACCGTGTGTCAGTGTAAA GAGGCCCAGGTGACGTGTTTCGTGGAGAAGTGCCCACGGGTGGTATGCGTGAATCCCGTGACACCCAGAGGCTCGTGCTGCCCCATGTGTCTGGATGACCAGCATCACTTAAAACCTCAGGACGCTTGA